The following are encoded together in the Zingiber officinale cultivar Zhangliang chromosome 8A, Zo_v1.1, whole genome shotgun sequence genome:
- the LOC122009085 gene encoding putative U-box domain-containing protein 50, whose amino-acid sequence MREKSEMERRAEALRRKRDAIRHQIEQCKLRELSKLWHKPYRDFTTDEIRDATGGFSGDFQIGAGERSTVYRAKICHIDVAVKFSVEFSTATAEKFRAEVDLLSWIRHPNILHVIGACEEQRCVVFEFAPGGSVRDALPILRWHERIRIASEVASALSFLHASGSAHGRLCATRVLLDRHLSVKLIGLLPCSSSPPPLAADVAALGELVLQLLAGRESASAEEDSMGLADPAAGDWPADLAAEFADVGVRCAAGAGEGRERTAEIARELEDLKKRAEDEMRRREREGEEAMLLEPSSACFCPILQEIMENPHVAADGFSYEHDAIKGWLESGHETSPMTNLKLKHTNLTPNYALRSLISSWK is encoded by the exons ATGAGGGAGAAGAGCGAGATGGAGCGCAGGGCGGAGGCCCTTCGCCGAAAGAGAGACGCCATCCGCCATCAGATCGAGCAGTGCAAGCTGAGAGAACTCTCCAAATTGTGGCACAAGCCCTACAGGGACTTCACCACCGACGAGATCAGAGACGCCACCGGGGGGTTCTCCGGCGACTTTCAGATCGGCGCCGGGGAGAGAAGCACCGTTTATAGGGCTAAGATCTGCCACATCGACGTCGCCGTCAAGTTCTCGGTGGAGTTCTCGACGGCGACTGCGGAGAAGTTTAGGGCGGAG GTGGATCTGCTGAGCTGGATCCGACACCCAAATATCCTCCACGTGATAGGCGCGTGCGAGGAGCAGCGATGCGTCGTCTTCGAGTTCGCCCCCGGCGGCAGCGTACGCGACGCCCTCCCGATCCTCCGCTGGCACGAACGCATCCGCATCGCCTCCGAGGTCGCCTCCGCCCTCAGCTTCCTCCACGCCTCCGGATCTGCGCACGGCCGCCTCTGCGCCACCCGCGTCCTCTTAGACCGTCACCTCTCCGTCAAGCTAATCGGCCTGCTCCCCTGCTCCTCCTCTCCCCCTCCTTTGGCTGCCGACGTAGCTGCGCTCGGCGAGCTCGTCCTCCAGCTTCTGGCGGGGAGGGAATCGGCCTCCGCGGAGGAGGACTCGATGGGGCTGGCGGACCCGGCGGCGGGCGATTGGCCGGCGGATCTCGCGGCGGAGTTCGCGGACGTCGGGGTACGTTGCGCCGCGGGAGCAGGCGAGGGACGCGAACGGACGGCCGAGATCGCGAGGGAGCTGGAGGATCTGAAGAAGCGGGCGGAGGATGAGATGAGAAGGCGAGAGCGCGAAGGAGAGGAAGCGATGCTTCTGGAACCTTCTTCCGCCTGTTTCTGTCCGATACTTCAG GAAATAATGGAGAACCCACACGTGGCAGCGGATGGATTCTCGTATGAGCACGATGCGATAAAGGGGTGGTTGGAGAGTGGGCACGAGACTTCGCCcatgacaaacttgaaactgaagcACACCAATCTGACGCCTAATTACGCTCTTCGCTCTCTCATAAGCAGTTGGAAATAA
- the LOC122009084 gene encoding DNA polymerase zeta processivity subunit-like isoform X1, whose translation MDRKNTSPQGETARVLTEFLEVAVNCIVFLKGFYPPAAFERRRYMNVVVQKARHPQLADYIHSATSNLLPFVQKVFILQKTGLVERVNVTFYDKEHIPLEKFVFKIDVNQSYNSKVEESDIGFALRAFLIKLTVAKPATKPLPPSSGWEITAYFRALPQGSSKEKEAQLWIPTDTKQWLQPPDITPIKSMSSQPLKVQLYLEHPNPCEPKKLEE comes from the exons ATGGATCGCAAGAACACCTCTCCACAAG GCGAAACGGCTCGTGTCCTGACGGAGTTCTTGGAGGTCGCCGTTAACTGCATCGTCTTCCTCAAAGGCTTCTATCCTCCCG CGGCGTTTGAGAGAAGAAGATACATGAACGTGGTGGTGCAGAAAGCGAGGCATCCGCAGCTCGCCGACTACATCCACTCCGCCACCTCCAATCTCCTCCCATTTGTGCAAAAGGTTTTTATCCTTCAAAAAACG GGGTTGGTGGAGCGAGTGAATGTTACCTTCTATGACAAAGAGCACATCCCGCTCGAGAAGTTTGTGTTCAAGATAGATGTTAACCAATCTTACAACTCCAAGGTGGAAGAGAGTGATATCGGATTTGCTCTGAGAGCTTTCCTCATCAAACTGACAGTCGCTAAGCCAGCAACCAAACCCCTTCCACCCA GTAGCGGCTGGGAGATCACTGCTTATTTTCGAGCCCTTCCTCAAGGCAGCAGCAAGGAAAAGGAAGCTCAGCTGTGGATCCCAACTGACACGAAGCAGTGGCTGCAACCGCCGGATATAACGCCCATTAAATCTATGAGCAGCCAACCATTGAAAGTGCAGCTCTATTTGGAGCATCCTAATCCTTGTGAACCTAAGAAACTAGAAGAGTAG
- the LOC122010814 gene encoding uncharacterized protein LOC122010814, whose translation MADKLLKDYAAPCARGVQSNITRPSIDADNFEIKPAVNEVPPESVRLLLFIFSLKDGAKQWLNSLPANNISSWEQCEQKFLDKFYPLSKTAHMRNLIASFKQIDSESLFEAWTDLRACRDKNQMKALGKFEVDAFTLMSAKLDALTKKFKAMGSNTVNAIVCACDIYGSVDHAQDTCPLGPMQAQINQLEQCDAITGPGPTHQTYQPEQQTHQQQQPTQLSRIEKMLEKALSEQKEMRSEIKQLTQRLENSEKHQKMQDS comes from the exons ATGGCCGATAAACTGCTGAAAGATTATGCGGCACCATGTGCACGAGGGGTCCAATCCAATATCACCCGACCATCCATCGATGctgacaactttgagatcaagcCCGCA GTGAATGAGGTTCCTCCAGAATCGGTGAGACTGCTTCTTTTCATATTTTCTCTGAAAGACGGGGCCAAGCAGTGGCTGAATTCTCTACCAGCAAATAACATATCgtcttgggagcaatgtgagcaaaaATTCTTAGACAAGTTCTACCCCCTGAGCAAGACTGCCCACATGAGGAACTTGATTGCCAGCTTCAAGCAGATAGACTCAGAATCCCTATTTGAAGCCTGGACCGATTTAAGAGCATGCagagaca AAAATCAGATGAAGGCGTTAGGAAAATTCGAGGTGGATGCATTCACACTCATGTCTGCGAAGTTGGACGCCCTGACTAAGAAATTTAAAGCCATGGGTAGCAACACAGTTAATGCAATAGTTTGTGCTTGCGACATCTACGGAAGTGTGGACCACGCTCAAGACACTTGCCCCCTTGGGCCAATGCAGGCACAGATAAATCAACTTGAGCAATGCGATGCAATAACAG GACCAGGGCCAACACATCAGACCTACCAACCTGAACAGCAGACTCATCAACAACAGCAACCTACACAGCTGTCTaggattgaaaagatgcttgagaaAGCTCTCtcggagcaaaaggagatgaGGAGCGAGATCAAACAACTGACTCAGAGGCTGGAGAACTCAGAAAAACACCAGAAGATGCAAGACAGCTAG
- the LOC122010813 gene encoding putative U-box domain-containing protein 50, which yields MASFQEKVHVVVGKDVQQGSGLIRWAISKWSDQPVTIVILQVLIKSKDLINTPIGVLPISSVNEEMLWALRANEQEAAEKDLKKYMALCSQVKVDVMRIERFDEPLDEIIIGLISDLGMMELVMNVTVTKSLAWKNKYDFSVAYSVHKRKPEQCELFVVCGEKLIFFNHEKGCVENEDGVVLGDLRKMSKEKRGLKGLLSKKFTEDVECNNHSGCSTQVSPSSKSSTDPYDEVENYVSYLQTLYNNEGDDQEREENNTVSLTCQHREGTTENEMETINPLSKQFLETKIEETEKMLEEKRREAKAQAERRSKAEWAISICNQKVIN from the exons ATGGCTTCATTTCAAGAAAAGGTTCATGTTGTTGTGGGGAAGGACGTTCAGCAGGGCTCTGGGTTGATAAGGTGGGCGATAAGCAAGTGGTCCGACCAACCTGTCACAATTGTCATCCTCCAAGTCCTTattaaatctaaggatttaattaaCACTCCAA TTGGAGTTTTACCGATCAGCTCGGTAAATGAAGAGATGCTGTGGGCTTTGAGAGCAAACGAGCAGGAGGCAGCCGAAAAGGACTTGAAAAAGTACATGGCTTTGTGCTCACAG GTGAAAGTAGATGTCATGAGGATCGAACGATTTGATGAACCACTCGATGAGATAATCATTGGTTTAATTTCTGATCTGGGAATGATGGAACTAGTGATGAATGTAACAGTGACGAAGTCATTAGCATG GAAAAACAAGTATGACTTTAGTGTCGCCTATTCTGTCCATAAGCGTAAACCAGAGCAATGTGAGCTATTTGTAGTTTGCGGAGAGAAGTTAATCTTCTTTAACCATGAAAAAGGATGTGTGGAAAATGAAGATGGAGTAGTTCTCGGTGATCTCAGAAAGATGTCAAAGGAAAAAAGAGGTTTAAAAGGTTTGCTAAGCAAGAAATTTACTGAGGATGTAGAATGTAACAATCACAGTGGGTGTTCAACTCAAGTATCACCAAGTTCTAAGAGCTCGACAGACCCATACGACGAAGTTGAGAATTATGTCTCCTATTTGCAAACATTGTATAATAACGAAGGAGACGatcaagaaagggaagaaaacaaCACTGTTAGCTTGACATGCCAACACAGAGAAGGAACAACAGAAAATGAGATG GAAACCATCAACCCACTGAGCAAACAATTCTTGGAAACAAAGATCGAGGAAACGGAGAAGATGCTGGAGGAGAAGCGTAGAGAAGCAAAGGCCCAAGCTGAGAGACGCAGTAAAGCCGAGTGGGCGATATCCATTTGCAATCAAAAGGTAATTAATTAA
- the LOC122010815 gene encoding uncharacterized protein LOC122010815 translates to MELDSEKEPTHLMPNQTQNRDGEVVTKKIEEALQTTPQNRTIPFPQKLIASQRDEEFHQFLKKVKEIYVEVLLLDALHQMSKFVKFLKGILSNRRQKGDFEIEALTENYSALLMANPPPKLQDPGSFSIQWKIGSELIPRAFCDLGASVSLLPYSLYKKLGF, encoded by the coding sequence ATGGAGCTTGACTCAGAAAAGGAACCCACTCACTTAATGCCCAATCAGACGCAAAACAGGGATGGAGAAGTGGTTACTAAAAAAATTGAAGAAGCTCTCCAGACTACCCCACAAAATCGCACAATTCCTTTTCCTCAGAAGCTTATAGCATCCCAAAGGGATGAAGAGTTCCACCAGTTTCTGAAAAAGGTCAAAGAGATCTACGTTGAAGTACTATTGTTAGATGCGCTGCACCAGATGTCGAAGTTCGTGAAATTTTTAAAGGGAATCTTATCTAATAGAAGGCAGAAGGGCGACTTCGAGATTGAAGCACTGACAGAGAATTACAGTGCCCTCCTTATGGCGAATCCTCCACCCAAGCTTCAAGACCCAGGAAGTTTCTCCATACAGTGGAAAATTGGTTCTGAACTTATACCAAGAGCTTTCTGTGACTTGGGAGCTAGTGTCAGCCTCCTTCCGTACTCTCTATACAAGAAGCTGGGTTTCTAG
- the LOC122009084 gene encoding DNA polymerase zeta processivity subunit-like isoform X2, translating to MDRKNTSPQGETARVLTEFLEVAVNCIVFLKGFYPPAAFERRRYMNVVVQKARHPQLADYIHSATSNLLPFVQKGLVERVNVTFYDKEHIPLEKFVFKIDVNQSYNSKVEESDIGFALRAFLIKLTVAKPATKPLPPSSGWEITAYFRALPQGSSKEKEAQLWIPTDTKQWLQPPDITPIKSMSSQPLKVQLYLEHPNPCEPKKLEE from the exons ATGGATCGCAAGAACACCTCTCCACAAG GCGAAACGGCTCGTGTCCTGACGGAGTTCTTGGAGGTCGCCGTTAACTGCATCGTCTTCCTCAAAGGCTTCTATCCTCCCG CGGCGTTTGAGAGAAGAAGATACATGAACGTGGTGGTGCAGAAAGCGAGGCATCCGCAGCTCGCCGACTACATCCACTCCGCCACCTCCAATCTCCTCCCATTTGTGCAAAAG GGGTTGGTGGAGCGAGTGAATGTTACCTTCTATGACAAAGAGCACATCCCGCTCGAGAAGTTTGTGTTCAAGATAGATGTTAACCAATCTTACAACTCCAAGGTGGAAGAGAGTGATATCGGATTTGCTCTGAGAGCTTTCCTCATCAAACTGACAGTCGCTAAGCCAGCAACCAAACCCCTTCCACCCA GTAGCGGCTGGGAGATCACTGCTTATTTTCGAGCCCTTCCTCAAGGCAGCAGCAAGGAAAAGGAAGCTCAGCTGTGGATCCCAACTGACACGAAGCAGTGGCTGCAACCGCCGGATATAACGCCCATTAAATCTATGAGCAGCCAACCATTGAAAGTGCAGCTCTATTTGGAGCATCCTAATCCTTGTGAACCTAAGAAACTAGAAGAGTAG